The proteins below come from a single Pseudarthrobacter sp. SSS035 genomic window:
- a CDS encoding DUF4383 domain-containing protein — protein sequence MTTASHPAQHHMMGLTLHNTAIGIGAVFLLVGVLGFIPGITTNYGAMTFAGHESGAMLLGVFQVSVLHNIVHLLFGVAGIVMARTNPMARWYLLGGGIVYLVLWIYGLVIDMNAAANFVPFNTADNWLHLVLGLGMIGLGLWLGRDAMEKTKGSTS from the coding sequence ATGACTACCGCGTCACACCCTGCCCAACACCACATGATGGGGTTGACACTTCACAACACCGCCATCGGTATCGGTGCAGTTTTCCTGCTGGTTGGAGTCCTCGGATTCATCCCGGGAATCACCACCAATTACGGCGCCATGACCTTCGCGGGACATGAGTCCGGGGCCATGCTCCTCGGCGTCTTCCAAGTGTCAGTGCTGCACAACATCGTGCATCTGCTGTTCGGTGTGGCTGGGATCGTTATGGCCCGGACAAACCCGATGGCCCGCTGGTACCTGCTCGGCGGCGGCATCGTGTACCTGGTCCTGTGGATCTACGGCCTGGTCATCGACATGAACGCGGCGGCCAACTTCGTCCCGTTCAACACTGCTGACAACTGGCTGCACCTGGTTCTGGGCCTCGGCATGATCGGCTTGGGCCTCTGGCTGGGCAGGGATGCCATGGAGAAGACGAAGGGAAGCACCTCATAA
- a CDS encoding CPBP family intramembrane glutamic endopeptidase, giving the protein MTSILTEPPRTALTWKLVPAVLLSVSGVLLFGVEYDLMGYGVLALSLVTAAVIDREFLRHLALIAAGMVIISLVPLNADLSIPHMTLMGGALALAVLVPWLVSRFAYRERIIKFPVNTGRKWPLSAKLYLIAVVALGYLILPVYLIRTGVYQNWPDASDPAIFWRLFLGVNAVGIWDELFFICTTFTLLRRYFPDWLANILQAVVFSSFLWEIGYMAWGPLLTFPFALLQGYTFKLTKSFTYVVTVHLVFDFVLFLALVHAHNRDWLPIFLY; this is encoded by the coding sequence GTGACTTCGATCTTGACCGAACCACCCCGTACCGCGCTCACCTGGAAACTGGTGCCAGCGGTCCTGCTCTCGGTGTCCGGAGTGCTGCTATTCGGCGTCGAGTATGACCTCATGGGCTACGGCGTGCTTGCGTTGAGCCTCGTCACGGCCGCAGTCATCGACCGCGAATTCCTACGGCACCTTGCGCTGATTGCGGCGGGAATGGTGATCATCAGCCTGGTTCCGCTGAACGCTGATTTGAGCATCCCGCACATGACGCTCATGGGTGGTGCCCTCGCGTTGGCCGTGCTGGTGCCGTGGCTGGTGTCTCGTTTCGCCTACCGCGAGAGGATCATCAAGTTTCCGGTGAACACGGGCCGCAAATGGCCGTTGAGCGCAAAGCTGTACCTGATTGCTGTTGTGGCCCTCGGCTACCTCATCCTGCCGGTCTACCTGATCCGCACCGGGGTGTATCAGAACTGGCCGGACGCCTCCGACCCCGCCATCTTCTGGCGCCTGTTTCTCGGCGTCAACGCGGTTGGAATTTGGGACGAGCTGTTCTTCATCTGCACCACATTCACCCTGCTGCGGCGGTACTTCCCGGACTGGCTCGCCAACATCCTGCAGGCAGTGGTCTTCTCGTCCTTTCTCTGGGAGATCGGCTACATGGCCTGGGGACCGCTCCTTACGTTCCCGTTTGCGCTGCTGCAGGGGTACACCTTCAAGCTGACCAAGTCGTTCACCTATGTTGTGACGGTGCACTTGGTCTTCGACTTTGTGCTGTTCCTCGCACTCGTGCACGCGCACAACCGCGACTGGCTGCCGATCTTCTTGTATTGA
- a CDS encoding saccharopine dehydrogenase: MNDFLEHQPGGPVLIVGGYGTVGTALTGLAAPLWPLVLTGRNPDGGAALAEEHNVAVRKWDLDDPAPFAAPARAVISVVNDPDDRVLRAAVSAGIPYVDITRWTSRLTKAATQATLLGPTAPVLLSSGWMGGVISLVAATLAEDADGAQQVDVAIRYDTNDRAGADSVDFMDRLGHDFEVRKDGRPVIVSPLSDTRSVDIAGHRTKVARLDTPEQFTFPMTLGAGTAATRIGFSSNASTSALLAAKAVGLFRWGRGRRWTSVRRSLLYSPGKGGIAHVRVDVQGRKGTRTALISDPLGQAHLTALGGFLGLRNVLHQDSRPGVSFPESTPRLAEMLAELELHGVTILRS, translated from the coding sequence ATGAACGACTTTCTTGAACATCAACCTGGCGGTCCCGTCCTGATCGTGGGTGGATACGGCACTGTTGGAACAGCCCTTACCGGGCTCGCCGCGCCTCTGTGGCCCCTTGTCCTGACTGGTAGAAATCCCGACGGCGGAGCCGCTCTTGCCGAAGAGCACAACGTGGCTGTGCGGAAGTGGGACCTCGACGACCCTGCGCCTTTCGCCGCCCCGGCGCGGGCCGTCATCAGCGTTGTCAACGATCCCGATGACCGGGTTCTGCGGGCCGCCGTCAGCGCAGGAATCCCCTATGTGGACATCACCCGCTGGACGAGCCGCCTCACCAAGGCTGCCACGCAGGCAACGCTGCTCGGCCCGACTGCGCCGGTACTGCTGTCCTCCGGATGGATGGGCGGCGTGATCAGCCTCGTTGCAGCAACGTTGGCGGAAGATGCGGACGGTGCACAACAGGTCGATGTTGCCATCCGCTACGACACCAATGACCGGGCCGGGGCGGACTCCGTGGACTTTATGGACCGGCTGGGGCACGACTTCGAGGTCCGGAAAGATGGCAGGCCAGTGATCGTCAGCCCGTTGAGCGACACCCGCTCGGTGGATATTGCCGGACACCGTACGAAAGTTGCACGGCTGGACACTCCCGAACAGTTCACCTTCCCCATGACCCTCGGCGCCGGGACCGCCGCCACCCGCATCGGCTTCAGCTCCAACGCATCGACGTCGGCCCTCTTGGCGGCTAAGGCGGTGGGGCTCTTCCGCTGGGGCCGAGGAAGGCGTTGGACGTCCGTCAGGCGCTCACTCCTGTACTCGCCGGGCAAGGGCGGCATCGCTCATGTCCGCGTTGATGTTCAGGGACGGAAAGGTACCCGAACCGCCCTGATTTCGGACCCGCTCGGTCAAGCCCACCTCACCGCGCTCGGTGGGTTCCTCGGGCTGCGCAATGTCCTGCATCAGGACTCACGGCCTGGCGTCAGCTTCCCGGAGAGCACTCCCCGCCTGGCCGAAATGCTCGCCGAACTGGAGCTGCACGGTGTGACAATATTGCGGTCATGA
- a CDS encoding TetR/AcrR family transcriptional regulator — protein MTGTKGALRQTTILDAAEEVLVAKGNAGSAMRDFAAAAGVRVGHLQHYFPTRADLIRAVLDRSLKRSLQRLKEMSGIGVGDGPGAGELLTRQHSERLFTALLAEHSDPAGVGMHVEVWAIAAADEQIAAVVRAFYAQYAEHVADLVGRARPEVGELQRNAVASTVVSLFEGAAVTRSVIGGLRAEGSDAELVRTAQWLVHGF, from the coding sequence ATGACCGGAACCAAGGGCGCCCTCAGACAGACCACGATCCTTGATGCCGCTGAGGAAGTACTGGTCGCCAAAGGCAACGCCGGCTCCGCAATGAGGGATTTTGCGGCCGCGGCGGGGGTCCGGGTCGGTCACCTGCAGCACTATTTTCCGACCAGGGCAGACCTGATCCGGGCCGTTCTTGATCGCTCGCTCAAGCGCTCACTTCAACGGCTCAAGGAAATGTCCGGGATCGGCGTCGGAGACGGTCCGGGCGCAGGCGAGCTGCTGACGCGGCAGCACTCGGAGCGGTTGTTTACCGCGCTCCTGGCTGAACACTCGGATCCGGCCGGAGTCGGTATGCACGTTGAGGTCTGGGCCATTGCCGCGGCAGACGAGCAGATTGCCGCGGTGGTCAGGGCCTTTTATGCCCAGTACGCCGAGCATGTAGCTGATCTTGTGGGGCGCGCCAGGCCCGAAGTCGGGGAACTACAGCGCAACGCAGTGGCCAGCACCGTGGTTAGTCTCTTTGAGGGCGCGGCTGTGACGCGTTCGGTCATCGGTGGCCTCCGTGCGGAGGGTTCCGATGCCGAGCTGGTCCGCACAGCACAATGGCTGGTCCACGGCTTCTGA
- a CDS encoding GyrI-like domain-containing protein codes for MMIVFEPGWLTAAMFEDAVDKAKASMGEPPASLRIESFHEGLCAQIMHVGPNSGEVPTLARLHSKFLPAHDLVPNGNHHEIYLDDPKRVAPGKLRTVLRQPVRPSG; via the coding sequence ATGATGATCGTCTTTGAACCGGGCTGGCTGACGGCGGCGATGTTTGAGGATGCCGTGGATAAGGCGAAAGCAAGCATGGGTGAACCGCCGGCCAGCCTGCGGATCGAAAGCTTTCACGAAGGCCTGTGCGCCCAGATCATGCACGTGGGGCCGAACAGCGGGGAGGTGCCGACCCTTGCCAGGCTGCACAGTAAGTTCCTGCCCGCCCATGACCTGGTTCCAAACGGGAACCACCACGAGATCTACCTGGACGACCCCAAGCGAGTGGCTCCGGGGAAGCTAAGGACGGTGCTGCGCCAGCCAGTACGTCCATCGGGATAG
- a CDS encoding SDR family NAD(P)-dependent oxidoreductase, with amino-acid sequence MASMDGTVALVTGAAGGLGGAVASGLAREGAFVVVVGRSTTRASEAMAGIRRHVPGAKLEPLVCDLSDQSSIHAAAADFLSRHDRLDVLVNTAGVFRKERDVTVDGLELTFATNVMAYFLLTNLLLEALTHRAAAPPSNSRIVNIASRYGNARLNFDDLQTAGGKYSYLRSTPPTMLARVLLTQEFAERLRGSGVAANAAHPGLVKNTTLLQDVGGPFRWITNTFGAPAEKAADTPLWLATSRETAGVSGKLWAKRKELPTPGMGADPEARKRLWDACAHLAGMGAM; translated from the coding sequence ATGGCATCCATGGACGGAACCGTGGCACTGGTGACAGGCGCGGCTGGCGGCTTGGGAGGCGCTGTGGCATCCGGCCTTGCACGCGAGGGTGCCTTTGTGGTCGTGGTGGGGCGATCAACAACCCGGGCGAGCGAGGCGATGGCGGGCATCCGCCGGCACGTTCCGGGCGCCAAACTTGAGCCACTGGTCTGTGACCTCTCCGACCAGTCCTCGATCCATGCGGCGGCGGCCGACTTCCTGTCTCGCCACGACCGGCTCGACGTGCTGGTCAACACAGCAGGTGTGTTCCGCAAGGAGCGGGACGTGACCGTCGATGGGCTCGAACTGACCTTCGCCACGAATGTGATGGCGTACTTCCTGCTGACCAACCTGCTGCTGGAGGCGCTCACGCACCGCGCAGCCGCACCACCCAGCAATTCCCGCATCGTCAACATCGCGTCGCGGTATGGCAATGCCAGGCTGAACTTCGACGACCTCCAGACGGCAGGCGGCAAGTACAGCTACCTTCGCTCGACACCGCCCACAATGCTGGCCCGGGTTCTGCTCACGCAGGAGTTCGCTGAGCGCCTGCGCGGTTCAGGCGTGGCCGCCAATGCCGCCCATCCGGGACTGGTCAAGAACACGACGCTGCTGCAGGACGTCGGGGGCCCATTCCGCTGGATCACGAACACGTTCGGAGCACCGGCAGAAAAGGCGGCAGATACACCGCTCTGGCTCGCCACATCACGCGAAACAGCGGGAGTCTCCGGAAAGCTATGGGCCAAGCGCAAGGAACTCCCGACGCCCGGAATGGGAGCGGACCCCGAAGCCCGGAAGCGCTTGTGGGACGCATGCGCGCACCTGGCCGGGATGGGGGCCATGTGA
- a CDS encoding alpha-D-ribose 1-methylphosphonate 5-triphosphate diphosphatase produces MVARYSLGHVRAVTPEGILEDQLISIADGVIQEVRQHPAGVTADIDGRGRLCLPGLVDLHSDALAREYRPRPGASLPVELAIQSAEGNLLAAGVTTAFHAVSFQLKSAVGIPIGSPRAPEVHTAVTRYPEPRMDHRVLHRLDVRSRGGVDMFREQLNGEQTPLVSYEDHTPGQGQYRDRTVMERWLQDAQHMDQRRAAEHVDQLIASRDEELPFREEILAWLGGLAAAKSIRLMGHDAVTPAEIDELAARNASIAEFPTTIEAALHAKQLGIDTVAGAPNVLLGGSHSGNVSALDLARAGCLNILASDYLPSSLLAAAFEIARLGHASLPAAIRMISANPAAAVGLDDRGVLEAGRRADLVVCTDAHSGPRVVRTFTALENP; encoded by the coding sequence GTGGTAGCACGGTACAGCTTGGGACATGTCCGGGCGGTGACTCCGGAGGGCATCCTGGAGGACCAGCTGATCAGCATCGCCGACGGCGTCATCCAGGAGGTGCGCCAACACCCTGCCGGCGTCACGGCGGATATCGACGGCCGCGGACGGCTGTGCCTGCCGGGCCTGGTGGACCTGCATAGCGATGCGCTGGCACGGGAATACCGGCCCCGGCCGGGCGCTTCCCTACCCGTTGAACTGGCCATCCAGTCGGCCGAAGGAAATCTCCTCGCTGCCGGGGTGACCACGGCGTTCCATGCGGTGTCATTTCAACTGAAGTCCGCCGTCGGGATTCCCATTGGTTCCCCCCGCGCGCCGGAAGTCCATACCGCTGTGACCCGCTACCCGGAACCGCGGATGGACCACCGTGTGCTTCACCGCCTGGATGTGCGCAGCCGCGGTGGCGTGGACATGTTCCGCGAACAGCTCAACGGGGAGCAGACCCCGCTTGTCTCCTACGAGGACCACACCCCTGGGCAGGGGCAATACCGCGACCGCACAGTGATGGAACGCTGGCTGCAGGATGCCCAGCACATGGACCAGCGGCGTGCAGCGGAGCATGTTGACCAGCTGATCGCCTCACGGGACGAGGAACTTCCCTTCCGCGAGGAAATTCTCGCCTGGCTTGGCGGGCTCGCTGCGGCGAAGTCCATCCGGCTCATGGGCCACGACGCCGTCACCCCGGCAGAGATCGACGAACTGGCCGCCCGGAACGCGTCCATAGCGGAATTTCCCACCACCATCGAGGCCGCCCTGCACGCAAAGCAGCTTGGCATTGACACGGTTGCCGGGGCACCGAATGTGCTGCTGGGCGGATCCCACTCCGGGAACGTCTCGGCACTGGATCTGGCACGCGCTGGCTGCCTGAATATCCTGGCCTCGGACTACCTGCCGTCCAGCTTGCTGGCAGCGGCCTTTGAAATTGCCAGGTTAGGGCACGCGTCCCTGCCCGCTGCCATCCGCATGATCAGCGCCAACCCGGCTGCCGCCGTCGGCCTCGATGACCGCGGAGTTCTGGAGGCTGGCAGGCGGGCTGACCTGGTGGTTTGCACCGACGCACATTCCGGCCCGCGTGTGGTTCGGACCTTCACAGCGTTGGAGAACCCATAG
- a CDS encoding GntR family transcriptional regulator, with the protein MQDEPTYLKLSQQILETYSELPPHQPLPSEHILGAAFGVNRQTIRAALDELERRWLIRRVKGSGTFRTQRYEYRIGTDIAPSFTQTVRAAGGDPRTHNSKPVTRPATAQEREILSLPANAQVTVLDRVRFIDGAPVSTATSALPSARVPRLAATLQDDSSLDQVLRRHYGYIPVRQWSQSRLSSPPAEVAEALGLRGRPPQILLRGLVSCAETGEKLEYVESYLRPDVFDVVTEVGKW; encoded by the coding sequence ATGCAAGATGAACCCACCTATCTCAAGTTGTCTCAACAGATACTTGAGACGTATTCCGAACTGCCCCCGCACCAGCCGCTCCCCTCCGAACACATTCTGGGGGCAGCCTTCGGTGTCAACCGGCAGACCATCCGGGCGGCGCTGGACGAGCTGGAGCGTCGCTGGCTGATCCGCCGCGTCAAGGGCAGTGGCACGTTCCGCACGCAGCGCTACGAGTACCGGATCGGCACCGACATTGCTCCCTCCTTCACGCAGACAGTCCGTGCGGCCGGCGGGGACCCGCGCACCCATAACAGCAAGCCTGTAACCCGCCCGGCAACGGCGCAGGAACGGGAAATCCTGAGCCTGCCTGCCAATGCACAGGTGACGGTGCTGGACCGTGTCCGCTTCATCGACGGCGCCCCCGTGAGTACGGCAACCTCGGCGTTGCCTTCCGCCCGCGTGCCCCGGCTGGCAGCCACACTCCAGGACGACAGCTCACTGGACCAGGTGCTCCGCCGGCACTACGGCTACATCCCCGTTCGGCAATGGAGCCAAAGCCGGCTCTCCTCCCCTCCGGCCGAAGTGGCCGAAGCGCTGGGTCTGCGCGGGCGCCCCCCGCAGATCCTGCTGCGCGGACTCGTGTCCTGCGCCGAAACAGGGGAAAAGCTGGAATACGTGGAAAGCTACCTGCGTCCGGACGTTTTCGACGTAGTGACAGAAGTGGGAAAGTGGTAG
- a CDS encoding phosphonatase-like hydrolase, whose amino-acid sequence MMIKLVCLDMAGTTVLDGGVVQEAFETAVAEMGLVPGSEQNRKAVQYAIETMGQSKIEVFTEIFGGDAAAAAEANRRFEEAYGRSIASVGVTAVPGAVETIKELKAKGIKVVLTTGFSPETRDSLIGALGWEELVDDALSPADAGRGRPAPDMILTAMIRHGIEDVREVAAAGDTTSDLLAGTRSGASVVAGVLTGAHSREELAVMPHTHILESVTELPALLG is encoded by the coding sequence ATGATGATCAAACTTGTGTGCCTCGACATGGCCGGAACCACCGTGCTGGACGGCGGCGTAGTGCAGGAAGCCTTCGAAACGGCCGTTGCCGAAATGGGTCTGGTCCCCGGCTCCGAGCAGAACCGCAAGGCAGTCCAATACGCCATCGAGACCATGGGCCAGAGCAAGATCGAGGTCTTCACCGAAATCTTCGGCGGGGACGCCGCAGCCGCCGCGGAGGCCAACCGCAGGTTCGAAGAAGCCTACGGACGCAGCATCGCCTCCGTGGGCGTCACTGCCGTGCCCGGTGCCGTGGAAACCATCAAGGAACTCAAGGCCAAGGGCATCAAGGTCGTCTTGACCACCGGCTTCTCGCCTGAGACCCGGGACAGCCTGATTGGCGCCCTGGGCTGGGAGGAACTCGTGGATGACGCGCTCTCTCCTGCGGACGCCGGACGCGGCCGCCCGGCCCCGGACATGATCCTTACCGCCATGATCCGCCACGGCATTGAGGATGTCCGCGAAGTCGCCGCTGCCGGCGACACCACCAGCGACCTCCTGGCTGGAACCCGTTCCGGTGCCTCCGTGGTGGCGGGCGTGCTGACCGGTGCCCACAGCCGGGAGGAACTCGCCGTCATGCCTCACACCCACATCCTGGAGTCCGTCACGGAACTGCCTGCCCTCCTCGGTTAA
- a CDS encoding phosphate/phosphite/phosphonate ABC transporter substrate-binding protein, whose product MKRISLAAAAALASIALLSACAPAAPEVNAGGFPSELVVGVIPNENSSDLSSSYEPLIKMLEEETGSKVKLQQASDYAGIVEGMIADRVDIAFLGPFSYVIATTNQADIKPLGALAAKKGQPAGYYSLGITQGNNTSVDSIEDFAGKDTCFVDPGSTSGFLYPSSGLIKAGVATSGKESDISAALKPIYAGSHDASALSVKNGDCEVGFAMQSMVEKTLPGKGELQAGELKSVWTSDMIPGSVFAARNSLGEETTTKLTALFTEKANADYFESKGYCTGAECLITGEHAWGVVPAADADYDGIRNVCAATKSEKCE is encoded by the coding sequence ATGAAGCGCATATCCCTTGCTGCCGCTGCCGCCCTCGCCAGCATCGCCCTCCTCTCCGCTTGCGCCCCTGCCGCGCCGGAAGTAAATGCCGGCGGGTTCCCTTCCGAGCTCGTTGTCGGCGTCATCCCCAACGAAAACTCCAGCGACCTCTCCAGCAGCTACGAGCCACTGATCAAGATGCTGGAAGAGGAAACCGGCTCCAAGGTCAAGCTTCAGCAGGCAAGCGACTATGCCGGCATCGTTGAAGGCATGATCGCGGATCGCGTGGACATCGCCTTCCTCGGCCCGTTCTCCTACGTCATCGCCACCACCAACCAGGCCGACATCAAGCCGCTGGGTGCCCTGGCAGCCAAGAAGGGCCAGCCCGCCGGCTACTACTCCCTGGGCATCACCCAGGGCAACAACACCTCGGTGGACAGCATCGAGGACTTCGCAGGCAAGGACACATGCTTCGTTGACCCGGGCTCCACGTCCGGATTCCTCTACCCGTCTTCAGGCCTCATCAAGGCCGGTGTTGCCACCAGCGGCAAGGAATCGGACATCAGCGCAGCACTCAAGCCCATCTACGCCGGCAGCCACGATGCGTCCGCACTCTCCGTAAAGAACGGCGACTGCGAAGTGGGCTTCGCCATGCAGTCCATGGTGGAGAAAACCCTGCCGGGCAAGGGCGAACTCCAGGCCGGCGAGCTGAAGTCCGTGTGGACTTCCGACATGATTCCGGGCTCCGTCTTCGCCGCCCGCAACAGTCTCGGCGAGGAAACCACCACGAAGCTGACAGCCCTCTTCACCGAGAAGGCCAACGCCGACTACTTCGAGTCCAAAGGCTACTGCACCGGCGCCGAGTGCCTGATCACCGGCGAACACGCCTGGGGCGTTGTCCCGGCCGCTGACGCCGACTACGACGGCATCCGCAATGTCTGCGCGGCCACGAAGTCCGAAAAGTGCGAATAG
- the phnC gene encoding phosphonate ABC transporter ATP-binding protein: MTDARPARAAIAVPEREISIRTKNLRKSFGASQALKGVDLEVAKGELTVLLGLSGSGKSTLLRCLNGLHSITSGEATVLDEPVHESHNRRLRALRSRVGFIFQHFNLVGRLSCLENVLIGATGRIRGPRYGVLSYTKAQRREALTHLERVGLGELAFQRADSLSGGQQQRVAIARALMQKPELILADEPVASLDPENAANVMDLLFQVCLENRITVVCTLHQVDLALNWAHRIIGLRNGEKVMDQAASQLDREQVLNIYKQIDPELSTDGPEQ, encoded by the coding sequence GTGACTGACGCCCGTCCAGCCCGGGCGGCAATAGCCGTACCTGAACGCGAAATCTCCATCCGCACCAAGAACCTGCGAAAAAGCTTCGGTGCCTCCCAAGCTCTCAAGGGCGTTGACCTTGAAGTCGCCAAGGGCGAACTGACAGTGCTGCTGGGGCTCTCCGGATCCGGAAAGTCCACCCTCCTGCGCTGCCTGAACGGCCTGCACTCCATCACCAGCGGCGAAGCCACGGTGCTGGACGAACCGGTCCACGAGTCACACAACCGCCGCCTTCGTGCCCTGCGCTCCCGCGTCGGCTTCATCTTCCAGCACTTCAACCTCGTAGGCCGGCTGAGCTGCCTGGAAAACGTGCTGATCGGCGCCACCGGCAGGATCCGCGGACCGCGCTACGGCGTCCTGAGCTACACCAAGGCCCAGCGCCGCGAGGCGCTGACCCACCTCGAACGCGTCGGCCTGGGCGAGCTGGCCTTCCAGCGTGCGGATTCGCTTTCCGGCGGCCAACAGCAACGCGTGGCTATCGCCCGCGCGCTGATGCAAAAACCTGAACTCATCCTCGCCGACGAACCGGTCGCGTCGCTGGACCCGGAGAACGCGGCCAACGTTATGGACCTGCTCTTCCAGGTGTGCTTGGAGAACCGGATTACCGTCGTGTGCACACTGCACCAGGTGGACCTAGCCCTGAACTGGGCCCACCGCATCATCGGCCTGCGCAATGGCGAAAAGGTCATGGACCAGGCCGCCTCCCAGCTGGACCGCGAACAGGTTCTGAACATCTACAAGCAGATCGACCCGGAATTGAGCACGGACGGACCGGAGCAGTGA
- the phnE gene encoding phosphonate ABC transporter, permease protein PhnE: MNKTATRARLEPYPPAVSPSPSLCPPFSREKLTLWILFATIIPLTAISANHIEFDLRALGGGFEDVANLIARMLPPEVSDPPRIGELLLETLMMALLGTVLATVLSIPLAFLAAANTSPHPLVQRAARMIITMCRAVPDLVFAVLFVRALGIGVLPGVLALALHSVGMMAKLFADAIEQIDEGPREAVRATGAARLSELVTGVLPQVIPAWIGTFIYRVDINLRTSVVLGFVGAGGIGFALQDALRGLMYESAMGIVLIILVIIAAMEVVAIGLRRTLLDPASGSGPAPRAIPASSSVRPPWTRDRIIRTATGAATVGAIVWSFVHLRINPLAPIASGGELIAVFGRLLPPSIDGVEAVLFTAVVETLAIGLVATVLGAILAVPVGILAAGNISPSRPVYWAARAVVLVVRAIPELILAVIFVAAIGLGPMAGALALAVGTIGFLGKLVADSIEEIPSGPIEAVRSVGGGWWDQLFSAVIPQSLPQLVGHWMYMLDVNIRTSTVLGIVGAGGIGFLLMESIRA, encoded by the coding sequence GTGAACAAGACCGCCACCCGCGCCAGGCTCGAGCCGTACCCGCCCGCGGTGAGTCCATCGCCGTCGCTCTGTCCCCCCTTCTCCCGCGAGAAACTCACCCTGTGGATCCTGTTTGCCACGATCATCCCGCTGACCGCCATCAGCGCCAACCACATCGAGTTCGACCTGCGCGCCCTCGGCGGCGGCTTCGAAGACGTGGCCAACCTGATCGCACGCATGCTTCCGCCAGAGGTTAGCGATCCCCCGCGAATTGGCGAGCTCCTCCTCGAAACGCTCATGATGGCTCTGCTCGGTACCGTTCTGGCAACCGTGCTGTCCATCCCGCTGGCGTTCCTGGCAGCCGCCAACACCAGCCCCCACCCGCTGGTACAGCGGGCGGCGCGCATGATCATCACCATGTGCCGCGCCGTGCCGGACCTGGTCTTTGCTGTCCTCTTTGTCCGGGCCCTCGGCATCGGCGTCTTGCCCGGTGTCCTGGCGCTGGCCCTGCACTCGGTCGGCATGATGGCCAAGCTCTTCGCGGACGCCATCGAACAGATCGACGAAGGCCCCCGCGAGGCCGTGCGTGCCACGGGAGCAGCCCGCCTGAGCGAGCTGGTCACCGGTGTCCTGCCGCAGGTCATCCCCGCGTGGATCGGCACTTTCATCTACCGCGTGGACATCAACCTGCGCACCTCCGTGGTGCTCGGCTTCGTCGGCGCCGGCGGCATCGGCTTTGCGCTCCAGGACGCCCTGCGCGGACTGATGTACGAGAGCGCGATGGGGATCGTGCTGATCATCCTGGTGATCATCGCGGCCATGGAGGTTGTGGCAATCGGCCTGCGCCGGACCTTGTTGGACCCCGCCTCGGGCAGCGGCCCGGCACCCCGGGCCATACCGGCGTCGTCCTCCGTGCGGCCGCCGTGGACGCGCGACCGGATCATCCGCACGGCCACGGGCGCGGCAACTGTCGGGGCGATCGTCTGGTCATTCGTCCACCTGCGCATCAACCCGCTGGCGCCCATCGCATCCGGCGGCGAACTCATCGCCGTCTTCGGACGCCTGCTCCCGCCGTCGATCGATGGAGTGGAGGCGGTGCTGTTCACCGCGGTGGTGGAAACGCTGGCCATCGGGCTGGTGGCCACGGTGCTGGGCGCCATCCTGGCTGTGCCCGTGGGAATCCTCGCGGCCGGCAACATCTCGCCCTCCCGTCCGGTGTACTGGGCGGCCCGTGCGGTGGTGCTGGTGGTCCGCGCCATCCCGGAACTGATCCTGGCAGTCATCTTCGTCGCGGCGATCGGGCTCGGACCCATGGCCGGTGCCCTGGCGCTCGCTGTCGGCACCATCGGCTTTCTCGGCAAGCTCGTGGCGGACTCCATTGAGGAGATCCCCTCCGGTCCCATCGAGGCCGTCCGGTCCGTGGGCGGCGGCTGGTGGGACCAGTTGTTCTCAGCCGTCATTCCACAGTCCCTGCCGCAGCTGGTTGGTCACTGGATGTACATGCTGGACGTCAACATCCGTACCTCCACGGTGCTGGGCATCGTCGGCGCCGGCGGAATCGGCTTCCTTCTGATGGAGTCCATCCGCGCCTGA